The Apodemus sylvaticus chromosome 17, mApoSyl1.1, whole genome shotgun sequence genome contains a region encoding:
- the LOC127667405 gene encoding olfactory receptor 10AD1-like: MSFVFFLPSSSNRLQTADPRNSSSVTEFILVGFEQSSPSTRALLFTLFLALYSLAMAMNGLIIFITWTDPRLHSPMYFFLGHLSFLDICFITTTIPQMLVHLVTKNHTVSFASCMTQMYLVFLVGVAECILLAFMAYDRYVAICHPLNYAQIMSQKVCVRLVCSSWTFGMVNGIFLEYMSFRNPFCKDNHIENFFCEAPIVIALSYGNPEFSMKLIFVDAIVVLLSPMVLIVTSYARILASILRRASSSGRGKTFSTCASHLTVVIFFYTSAMFSYMNPRSTHGPDKDKPFSLLYTIITPMCNPVIYSFRNKEMKGAMGRALGRGSLAQAESV; this comes from the coding sequence ATGTCCTTTGTGTTTTTCCTGCCCTCATCCTCAAACAGGCTCCAGACAGCAGACCCGAGGAACAGCAGCTCGGTGACTGAGTTCATCCTCGTGGGCTTTGAGCAGAGCTCCCCTTCCACCCGGGCTCTGCTCTTCACCCTCTTCCTGGCTCTCTACAGCCTCGCCATGGCCATGAATGGACTCATCATCTTCATCACGTGGACCGACCCCAGGCTCCACagccccatgtacttcttccttggACACCTGTCTTTCCTGGACATCTgcttcatcaccaccaccatcccgcAGATGCTGGTCCATCTGGTGACCAAGAACCACACTGTCTCCTTTGCCTCATGCATGACCCAGATGTACTTGGTCTTTCTAGTGGGCGTGGCCGAGTGCATCCTCTTGGCTTTCATGGCCTATGATCGTTATGTTGCCATCTGCCACCCACTGAACTATGCCCAGATCATGAGCCAGAAGGTGTGTGTCAGGCTGGTGTGTTCTTCCTGGACCTTCGGTATGGTCAATGGCATCTTTCTGGAGTATATGTCATTCAGGAATCCCTTCTGCAAAGACAACCACATAGAAAACTTCTTCTGTGAGGCTCCCATAGTGATCGCCCTCTCCTACGGGAATCCCGAGTTCAGCATGAAGTTGATCTTTGTGGATGCCATCGTGgtgttgctcagtcccatggtgCTCATTGTCACCTCCTATGCCCGCATCCTGGCCTCCATCCTCCGCAGGGCCTCCTCCTCAGGCAGAGGTAAAACATTCTCGACTTGTGCCTCCCACCTGACCGTGGTCATCTTTTTCTACACCTCAGCCATGTTCTCCTACATGAATCCCCGCAGTACACATGGGCCTGACAAAGACaagcctttctccctcctttacACCATCATCACCCCCATGTGTAACCCCGTCATCTACAGTTTCCGCAACAAGGAAATGAAGGGGGCCATGGGGAGGGCTCTTGGGAGAGGCAGCCTGGCTCAGGCAGAGTCTGTCTAG